A window from Aliamphritea hakodatensis encodes these proteins:
- a CDS encoding MBL fold metallo-hydrolase — protein MVLKNQSEVVKEMFLRALAVAATLFMLSANAYSKVSLSEFVGTKELVNSFLVDDGKDSLLIDAQIDNENAKELVKVIEKSNTNLKYIFVTHSHPDHYMGLAYILDMYPQAQVLVANEDIKNSIIANTVFMQENGFLSVPEMHTDKFDYEAALEVMKGNKIYFPSGTALLVQDDYLSSETGFISTLYSPDLNALFASDLAYNKVFPWLGEWMGAPVGNQEITNWKFNLEIMERRWGELKPVVYAGHGEAGGFEIFADLIEYMEIFQFVVRTSGSFEEAYNKLELLFPEYSEAELFLNFSLKNHIPGK, from the coding sequence ATGGTATTAAAAAATCAATCAGAGGTAGTTAAAGAAATGTTTTTAAGAGCCCTGGCAGTCGCCGCCACTTTGTTTATGCTGTCTGCGAATGCATACAGTAAAGTCAGTCTCAGTGAGTTTGTTGGCACGAAAGAGTTAGTTAATTCTTTTCTTGTTGATGATGGTAAAGATTCACTATTGATTGATGCGCAGATTGATAATGAAAATGCAAAGGAACTTGTAAAGGTTATCGAAAAATCCAATACGAATTTAAAGTATATTTTTGTTACCCATTCTCATCCTGACCATTATATGGGGTTGGCGTATATTCTGGATATGTATCCTCAGGCGCAGGTCCTGGTGGCCAACGAGGATATTAAAAACAGCATTATCGCTAATACAGTATTTATGCAGGAAAATGGCTTTTTGTCAGTGCCTGAAATGCATACGGATAAGTTCGACTATGAAGCAGCACTTGAGGTGATGAAGGGGAATAAGATTTATTTTCCGTCAGGTACGGCTTTACTTGTACAGGATGACTATCTGTCCAGTGAGACGGGATTTATTTCGACGCTGTACAGCCCTGATCTGAATGCTTTGTTTGCTTCAGATTTAGCCTACAACAAGGTTTTCCCGTGGTTGGGTGAGTGGATGGGCGCACCGGTAGGGAATCAGGAGATCACTAACTGGAAATTTAATCTGGAAATCATGGAACGTCGCTGGGGTGAGCTGAAGCCTGTTGTCTATGCCGGTCATGGTGAGGCTGGCGGTTTTGAAATCTTTGCTGATTTAATTGAGTACATGGAGATTTTCCAGTTTGTTGTGCGTACTTCAGGCAGCTTTGAAGAAGCATACAATAAGTTGGAACTGTTGTTTCCTGAATACAGTGAAGCAGAGCTGTTCCTGAATTTTTCTCTGAAAAATCATATACCCGGTAAGTAA